The Pseudomonas extremaustralis genome contains a region encoding:
- a CDS encoding FMN-binding glutamate synthase family protein: MSEKTPPVLRESATFDRLTIQEIQRAAETGIYDIRGGGTKRKLPHFDDLLLLGASVSRYPLEGYREKCGTDVILGNRFAKKPIHLKIPVTIAGMSFGALSANAKEALGRGATIAGTSTTTGDGGMTPEERGQSQHLVYQYLPSRYGMNPDDLRKADAIEIVLGQGAKPGGGGMLLGMKVTERVAGMRTLPIGVDQRSACRHPDWTGPDDLAIKIAELREITDWEKPIYVKIGASRPYYDVKLAVKAGADVIVLDGMQGGTAATQEVFIEHVGIPILSAIPQAVQALQEMGMHRKVQLIVSGGIRNGADVAKAMAMGADAVAIGTAALIALGDNHPRLDAELKKIGSAAGFYDDWQNGRDPAGITTQDPELSKRLDPVEGGRRLANYLRVMVLEAQTMARACGKSHLHNLDPEDLVALTVESAAMARVPLAGTSWIPGSGY; encoded by the coding sequence ATGAGTGAAAAAACCCCTCCAGTGTTGCGCGAGTCCGCCACCTTCGACCGCCTGACCATCCAGGAAATCCAGCGTGCCGCCGAAACCGGCATCTACGACATTCGCGGCGGCGGCACCAAGCGCAAGCTGCCGCACTTCGATGACTTACTGCTGCTCGGCGCCAGCGTGTCGCGTTACCCGTTGGAAGGCTATCGGGAGAAGTGCGGCACCGACGTAATCCTCGGCAACCGCTTCGCCAAGAAGCCGATCCACTTGAAGATCCCGGTGACCATCGCCGGCATGAGTTTCGGTGCGTTATCGGCCAACGCCAAGGAAGCCCTGGGCCGTGGCGCGACCATCGCCGGCACCAGCACCACCACCGGTGACGGAGGCATGACCCCGGAAGAGCGCGGCCAGTCCCAACACTTGGTGTATCAGTACCTGCCGTCGCGCTACGGCATGAACCCCGATGATCTGCGCAAGGCCGACGCCATCGAGATCGTCCTCGGCCAGGGCGCCAAGCCCGGCGGTGGCGGCATGTTGCTGGGCATGAAGGTCACCGAACGCGTGGCCGGCATGCGCACCTTGCCGATCGGCGTGGATCAGCGCAGCGCCTGCCGCCACCCGGACTGGACCGGCCCGGACGACCTGGCGATCAAGATTGCCGAGCTGCGCGAAATCACCGATTGGGAAAAACCGATCTACGTGAAAATCGGCGCCAGCCGCCCGTATTACGACGTGAAGCTGGCGGTCAAGGCCGGCGCCGATGTGATCGTGCTCGACGGCATGCAAGGCGGTACCGCAGCGACCCAGGAAGTGTTCATCGAACACGTGGGCATCCCGATTTTGTCGGCCATCCCCCAAGCGGTACAGGCTTTGCAAGAGATGGGCATGCACCGCAAGGTCCAGTTGATTGTGTCGGGCGGGATTCGCAACGGCGCCGATGTGGCCAAGGCCATGGCGATGGGTGCGGATGCGGTGGCCATCGGCACGGCGGCGCTGATTGCCCTGGGCGATAACCACCCACGGCTGGACGCGGAACTGAAAAAGATCGGCTCGGCCGCCGGTTTCTACGACGACTGGCAGAACGGCCGCGACCCGGCCGGGATCACCACCCAGGACCCGGAACTGTCGAAACGTCTGGACCCGGTGGAAGGCGGACGGCGCTTGGCCAACTACCTGCGGGTGATGGTACTGGAGGCCCAGACCATGGCCCGTGCGTGCGGCAAGTCGCACCTGCACAACCTCGATCCCGAGGACCTGGTGGCGCTGACGGTGGAGTCGGCCGCCATGGCCCGGGTGCCGTTGGCGGGGACCAGTTGGATACCGGGTTCGGGTTACTGA
- a CDS encoding GltB/FmdC/FwdC-like GXGXG domain-containing protein has product MKTIDLSTATVRDLNQALHAQAIDDEWRVTHSNGKHNLAVGVNQAVSIDIEGHAGYYCAGMNQQASITVHGNVGVGCAENMMSGSVRVKGSASQAAGATAHGGLLVIEGDAGARCGISMKGIDIVVGGSIGHMSCFMGQAGRLVVCGDAGDALGDSLYETHIYVKGKVESLGSDCIEKEMRSEHLQELQELLDRAGFAHQAADFKRYGSARQLYNFKVDNASAY; this is encoded by the coding sequence ATGAAAACCATCGACCTTTCCACCGCCACCGTGCGTGACCTTAACCAGGCGCTGCACGCCCAGGCCATCGACGACGAGTGGCGCGTCACCCACTCCAACGGCAAGCACAACCTTGCGGTGGGGGTGAATCAGGCGGTGTCCATCGATATCGAGGGCCACGCCGGCTACTACTGCGCGGGCATGAACCAACAGGCGTCGATCACCGTGCACGGCAACGTCGGCGTGGGCTGCGCCGAGAACATGATGTCCGGTTCGGTGCGCGTCAAAGGCAGCGCATCCCAGGCGGCGGGGGCCACGGCCCATGGCGGTCTGCTGGTGATCGAAGGCGACGCCGGTGCGCGTTGCGGGATTTCCATGAAAGGCATCGACATCGTGGTCGGCGGCAGCATCGGCCACATGAGCTGCTTCATGGGCCAGGCCGGGCGTTTGGTCGTCTGCGGCGATGCCGGCGATGCGCTGGGGGATTCGCTGTACGAAACCCACATCTACGTGAAGGGCAAGGTGGAGTCCCTGGGCTCCGATTGCATCGAAAAAGAGATGCGCAGCGAACACCTGCAAGAGCTGCAAGAGCTGCTCGATCGCGCCGGTTTCGCTCACCAGGCGGCGGATTTCAAACGCTACGGCTCGGCCCGCCAGCTGTACAACTTCAAAGTCGATAACGCGTCCGCGTACTGA